CAGGACAAATAAAGATGAGATGAGTCAAAAGAGTTGAAAGTTATGTCACACACAAAActtatattaatattatatataaggaACTATAATAGGGCTTTTGTAATCCtcacaaatttttttcaaaaaatgtcaaacttttcaattaattacttgtagatcctaatcttattttttaaagttaaatttattttttgttcttatggtttactttttaaaagttatcGAACATTCTACCTTATTTACCTGTTTTCTATTCGGTATCCGATTGGAGTTTCCATAATCTAGATTCGCGTCGCATAGGACCCAATCGGGGAAAGCGCTCCCGACCAAGGGTTTTTTCATACTCAAGCTCGAACCCGAGACTCCTAATTAAGGGAGGAACAGCCCCATCCGCTGCACTTTATTTTTCGTGTTGCTTTCTTATATTGATTTTACCTATTAACCTACAAAATAGTCATTTCTTCATTAGATATTCTTACTTCTTGTTGCTATttgttctcttctttttcatttattgcttattatagatttttacatgtaagcattttttttattttttatttatattatgaaatttgagaatttttgaaaattcttttactcatatgtaggcatttcttttactttatatttatactttaatgaGCTCATGTGTTTACCAAAATTagtacaaaaatgatttttagatagttttaaaaattattaaatgacatcatataatgttgaaaatgaagataATATTATCAATCAAGATCGGGTTACCTTtaaaatctcttgtttggttaactaaaattaatcttttaaacacaaaataagtTTGAAGTAAGACGGAATTAGAGTATCAGCTACCGATTTGATCGAGTTCGGTAGCACTTTAATTTAAAttctgtatttgtcttaaaagttcattaaatatgtataaattattaatttagaactaaatTACTTAAAAAATTAGGATTCGAAACTCACATATTTCAAATTATGGCTCCGCATTTAATTTGAGGTAAATAATTTCAACAAAATGAAAgcaaaaatattaaaggagtgaaatgaaagttctacttttatatattgaaaatatacttatttgaaatttaattattaccaacataaattatatttctttaatcaaaatattactttttatatCTAGAGTTGAGCCCGGACTTAACACGGGCCCCGTGAGACTAGTCTAGTAAGAAACGCTATTTTTGGTATTAGAAATAAATCTTTGAATACTTTTTAGTGCTAATTAATACATATCCGCTTAAATGATCCATTCAAAtggttaaatttaaaaaaaataaaaaaatctgtAGTACTGTATATGGAGAATCGAACTTCCTCCCTTTGGGAGTATTTGAACCCCCTTGAGCGCTGAGCTGAGGTATTGGTTTCTGTCAAGGGAATTcaacataataacatatattcAAAAACACACAACTCTAACCTTAtgtatacaatgtaattttcctAAACTAATTTCTTGGAGAAAAGAGAATTTTCTTGATCCCAGTTACTAGACAGTGGCCAGAAACTACGGTTGACTAATTTATTCTCCTTCCAAATCgagttaaaataaataataaatcatACAGTAAACAATAGATCATCAGGTGCATCCCTGCATGAACGGAACCCACATCCCGTTATTCCTGTTCCTACTCCTTACAGCAAATTTACTCGGCTCGCAGAAACGACTAATAATGAGACATCTGATTTGGTTAAGTGCTCAGACATGTCCTCTGGTGAACAGGAAACACAACTGATACAATCAAAAATGCTTTTATTACTAACAAGTAACAACCCGGTAGATTGCACTTAGCATGACCTTGTTGCCATATGTACAAGCTGAAGATACAACATCAACCTGGAACGGGATCAAGCAACTCTCTAACTCGCACATCAACCTCACCTCCGAAGGAACGATCAAGCATGTATCATCTAGATATTAGAGGGGCAATCAGAAAAAGAACCAAGGAATAATAGCGTAGCAGGCTTTGGACATTGTACATCAGCGAGGATAATCAATTTGCATTGAGACAGTGTAAACATCTTAGGTAAATTCCACAAATTCTGTAAAGCACCTAATGTAGATAGGTAGTAGTAACCACCTAATCAACTAGAAAGCAGATAAATACAAACATATCAATACTTGTCTGGCTTTTCTTGCTCTCATTGAACACCATTGAAGCATTGATGTGAAGTGATTTATCATTCCAACTTTTCAATCGGTACACTTTTGACACAACCTGCTGTAACCAACAAGATTATCAGAGATACTGGAGGATTTGCTTCAGGCCCTTCCTGGCAACTCGCCTCCTATCTCTTACCCCGCACCCTCACCCCCAATAAAAAGAAGAATCCCAAATGAATCAGCTACCAAAAGGAACCCACCCTCCCCCAAACCCCCGAaagagtaaaaagaaaaaatctcaTAGCAAACACAACATTGAGAGCTTAGAAATCTCTCTAATgcaaaattagaataaaggaagaTGAATATGCAGAGCCCACAACTCCAATTCCTCAAGCCAGTGCAGGGTGGTGCAATTGTACTATCCAGAGCTAGGTGAAGTAGTTCTCTCTACAGAAGATTAGTCAAAATTTAACAGATGCTAGATTACATTGATCAAGAGACAAGCTGAAACAGAAGCTAATGAGGCCCAGACAAAGACTATGCCGGTTGAGGCAAAAGATAGCTACCCACTCCTATTTGTTCTTCTAGTTTTTACTTGAGACCTTGCTAAGATAAGGTCTTCAGAAGCAATATTTAACTTAGAAAAATCTGTTTTTAACGCTGCACTCTAGTGGAATAGaaaaaatattgttttaagTATAGCGAAGGGGAAATGATAAGTAAAGATTACGGACCTACACGGTTCCTGTTAGTTAATGAAAGGGTCTCCAGCGATGATTTCTACACACTGAATCAATAATGGTTCCACGGTTAAGGAAGAACATATCCTACcgacaaaaaaatgaaatataggAAGGAGAGACAAGTAAATCAATAGATGCCATTAGCAATGACCAATTAATTGGCATAAAAGGATGCCTTACCATCCTTGGAGCACTTCTCCCATGTAGTGTCTTCTTTGCAGCTACTGAAAAGGCTTCTGCCGCTTCAGCATCAGCTTCAGCAGCCTCAGCCTCCCTATCAGCCTCCTCAGCATCAGCTATGGCTGCTTCTGCTTCACCAACTGCTTGTGCAGCAGCAGCCGCAGCCTCTTGAGGTGTCATGTTCCTCATTTTAGCTAGCTCTAAATCTATCTGAGATGTACTAAACATGTTCGTATCATCCCGATCAATCTTGGAGAAGATCCTCTGCCTGCTGTCCAAAAGTGTAATGGACGGGTTTCTTCTACTGTCGGATGGTGTCGACGTAGGTACTATTCTATACTTACGCTTcatctaaaaaagaaaatatattcaGGGTATTATATTAaccaagaaggaaaaaaattaccaGGCATAGAAACACTTGAATCCAATCGCCAATTCTGTTGTAATCACACTCCAAGCTTAGGGTGAGATAAGCAACAACACAGATGTCAGATGCACAAAATAAAAATCACCTTGATAAGTTTTCCTGTTGCAGTTAAGTACTTCAGTTTCCCTGACAGTAGCCTTTTAAAGTTTGGAGGCGCCCAGTATTGGTCCTAAAAGATAGAAAGAGCGGAGTATTCAATAGAATAGTCTGACAAATGCAACCATAAATTCTGGTTTTTGCTATGAACTAAGATCCAGAAATCATGATATTTATGCATTAACTAAGATCTGTAAGATGACTTTTATATCACCCAATTGAACATAAATGTATTAACCAAAAATAATTGTGCCAGGCAGTGTGCAAAAGCCAATAATAGATCATTGAGAACATAATCGGTAAAGCCACTACATTGGGGTAAACTCTTAGTATAGGAAATCACAATCATATATTGAGAAAAAATTATTAGTCTAGCAGAATCAGATCTATATTAGACTCCTGCAACCTCAGGTTCTGCATATACTAAAACAGACACCCTATTGAACATACATGTATTAACCAGAACAATTTGTACTGCCGCCAGGGTGCATGAGCCCATAATTGTTCATTGAGGACCTTTCTAGCATAGCCTAGCACCTTGTTCTATGGAATCAAGATACATATAGATCAGCTGTTAAGAAGCAAAAAGTTAATGTGGCACTATCAGACCTATGTGCACTCAATGCAATCTAATATTCTTCATATACTGACCAGATGCTACACTAGGACCCCAATGCACTGTATTTATTCATCCTAATCTGTTGCTACCAACAGTCAGAgtttaaaattaagaaaataaaataatattagaaTAAAAAACCTTCACCCAAAAGGAAAAGCACTAAGTTTGATGATACTGAGGTTTACGAGGCCTCATAGTTGAAATATACAAGAAGAACAAATTGCaaacatcattcataatattGCTATTTGCACAACAAGAAGCAACACCTAAAAATCAGTCCTTTATATGtctttgaaaaataagtaagaTTTCCAAGCATGATAATTAATGAATGGTCCTCTAGATTATATCTAGTTACTTCTTCTAAAACAAAGCACAAAATAAGAAGACAGCTACCTCTATGTATTCAGCTATTGTAGTCTTGTTGGAACCACCTGGCTCCTTCAAGCTGCTTATAGCCTCCATTATAAGATTATCCAACCTATAATATTATCAATGCAGCAACTATGAGAGACAATCACCATTCCAAAGAAAGAATATAAGAATAATATGTGATCCCATCAAGACAGGTAATATTATTTCATACTGAGTAAAGAAACGGAAATTCAATGAACTTCTGGTAAAGACCTAAATATACATTCCACGACCAACTTCTACCGCCATCAGATTACCAAAAACAAATACATGTAGAAGTATCACATGCATGTAATATTAAAACAAAGCACTTTTTGGTTGAAAACAAAAATGCACTTCAGAAATCAAATTGAAGATTTCCAAAAAGACTTTAGGAAACAAATTGTTTCCCagaaatattttatgaaaatatatttCTAAAAAGCTTCTCCTACAAATATTTCTAACAACCATGCAAATGCCACCTAAGAATAATAGAACATGCAAAAACCAGCAAGCAACTATATCCATAAGCACAAAAAGACCTCAGCGACTATCACAAAGGGCTATGCTGCAACAATCAATGAGCAGTGCTTAACCTTATCATAGATCTTTTTGAACCATGTATCTGAGGAGAACCACTAGAAGTTGTGGCTGGCCTCGCTTCAGCAGCTTCCTCATCACTTTCAGCAGCAGTCGTATCAGTCACAGGACTCCCATCCTGTTTAGGGGCCTTCATCCTTTTGACAGACAACCTTCCTTGCTCTCGCGAACCCCAACCATTTGCCATCACAGTCATGTTCCTCCACTTGTCCTGAACAGCATCATCAAAGATGAATAGGCAGGCATATTAACATCACATGCATAGATAAGAACCTAAAAATAACGACTACACCACGCAGCTATCATCTGGTTCAACTAACATCCAAACTTCCTCTTCCCTAAATATAATTATCTAATGAAAATATGATAGTAGGAACCTCTACCTTGAGATCTACATTTGAACGCAAACACAATACTCCACTAAATTCTGGATCCTTGAGAATCGTGCGCCATTTACCTGGCCCGTGCTTAAGTATCCCAGCTTTAAGAGCAGCTTCTTCTTCTGAAGTCCACTTCTGCTTAGGTGCACCCATCAAAAAACTGAGGAAACTTCAGAACAACCTACTCAGATAACCCATAAAGATGTATCAACGGACCATCCTAAGAAGATATATAGCACCATATATAAGACGGCTAATGGCCATTATGCATCTGCAAAGCTAAATAAGCTTGAACACTCaacatgaagaaataataaatCAGCTTAATTTGGAGAAAAGCAGATACGTAAGTTAGCCTTAATAAACATAAATCTTGATGAGAATGCCATTCATTCCGGAAATACATAGAATGAAACCAGCAAACAAGTCCACACATAGCTACATGCAATGGTGTTAGAGAAGTCCGTACTAGATTGATTCGTGTCTGTTAAACTTGTTTGCGATTTGTATTTTCCAATGCAATTAGAAAGGTACGGATTAGACTAATCATGTCAGTTAAACTTGTTTGCTATTTGAATCTTCAAAGCCCATGCACGATGATACTGAAATGGCTCATGACCACTACCAACAGACACTGAAATAAGGCATGATGCGTTCACTTTAAAGAGCCTCAAAAACAAGCAAGCACTTTCCAGGAAAAATAGATAAACAAATCCGTAAAATTAAGATGTAGCTATTAAAAGTCATTTAACAGATCTAACTCCTAAAAGTCCAAGTGATTTGTCGATACTACCGCACTCTTTTCTTGATGTGCATTTGTGAAATACATCAATGTAATTCCTATTTTCTGGACAACCCAAAtcagagatttttttttttttttaaatttttttttttttttttttgtgatatgGGAAGGTAACCGAATCAGAGAAGTTTCAAACGAACAAGAAAAGAGGCAAACAAACACGATATATACACTTGAAGAGGCACAAGTCAACAAACTGGGGAGTAACCATTTCAAGATGATATTAGATGAGTAATTCCAACTCCTCCCATGTGAGTTTCGCAAAATATAGTAGTTCCAACTTCCAAGTCTGGACAAAGCAGGAAACTTGTGCTAAGTTGACAGCATAAAAAAAGTTCAACTATAATGATTCCTCTAAATATTAAAGAGATATTCAATCCAACACTCAGCGTACAGTCTATCCTCCcggaccccactttgtgggtatgttgttgttgttgtttttgtataGTCAATCCAACACTGGCAAAGTGAGCTTCATAAAACATAGGGTAAGGGAGTGGTACAATATTTTGACAACCCATGTAAAAATGGTCTAACTATGATGAACCCACCCTTCTGACTTAAATAGAGTAGAATGGATATACAATAATTACTGGGCACGTGAACCCATATTCTTTACGCAAAACTAGATATTTGATCTAATATGCACACATGCTACAAAAAGCTTAGTTATTTACTAAGAGGAACAAGGATTACTTCCCACCTAAttgtatttttttagaaatcctagattcgccAATTAACCGACCCAACTAATTTGGCATTGGGACAGAATCATATTTTAGCTAAAATAAGCAGACTTTGACATTGCAGATTTGCAGTCTCTCAAAATTATACTGACCTGTTGGTGGCAATTGTATAATGAAACGATAAATGGATAGAGTATTGAAATTGCGGGATCTAGTTGGTTGTGAATAATAGTAAGAGGAGCACGGGGATTCTAGGTATAATCGAATTTTGTGGAAGATCGCAAGCCGAAACCCTAGTTTCGTACAAATAAATAACTGGATATTTTGTAACAATATGGGGAAGAAGAGGAACGAGAGGATGGAGATTCACATGTGTAAGCAGTGCGATTAAAGCCTAGGAATTTGAAAACCTCTCTTCTAGCTTAAGGAGCACGTGATTTGAAATCATCAGATAACTTCATTTGAATTTCAAGTTTTATTTGGATATgcaatttaaatttcttaaattgtatattttcttatagacataaaaatctCATAAGTtatgaaaaatatcaaaaattttCCAATT
The nucleotide sequence above comes from Lycium ferocissimum isolate CSIRO_LF1 unplaced genomic scaffold, AGI_CSIRO_Lferr_CH_V1 ctg6723, whole genome shotgun sequence. Encoded proteins:
- the LOC132045462 gene encoding telomere repeat-binding factor 1-like isoform X1 codes for the protein MGAPKQKWTSEEEAALKAGILKHGPGKWRTILKDPEFSGVLCLRSNVDLKDKWRNMTVMANGWGSREQGRLSVKRMKAPKQDGSPVTDTTAAESDEEAAEARPATTSSGSPQIHGSKRSMIRLDNLIMEAISSLKEPGGSNKTTIAEYIEDQYWAPPNFKRLLSGKLKYLTATGKLIKMKRKYRIVPTSTPSDSRRNPSITLLDSRQRIFSKIDRDDTNMFSTSQIDLELAKMRNMTPQEAAAAAAQAVGEAEAAIADAEEADREAEAAEADAEAAEAFSVAAKKTLHGRSAPRMRELLHLALDSTIAPPCTGLRNWSCGLCIFIFLYSNFALERFLSSQCCVCYEIFSFYSFGGLGEGGFLLVADSFGILLFIGGEGAG
- the LOC132045462 gene encoding telomere repeat-binding factor 1-like isoform X2, producing MTVMANGWGSREQGRLSVKRMKAPKQDGSPVTDTTAAESDEEAAEARPATTSSGSPQIHGSKRSMIRLDNLIMEAISSLKEPGGSNKTTIAEYIEDQYWAPPNFKRLLSGKLKYLTATGKLIKMKRKYRIVPTSTPSDSRRNPSITLLDSRQRIFSKIDRDDTNMFSTSQIDLELAKMRNMTPQEAAAAAAQAVGEAEAAIADAEEADREAEAAEADAEAAEAFSVAAKKTLHGRSAPRMRELLHLALDSTIAPPCTGLRNWSCGLCIFIFLYSNFALERFLSSQCCVCYEIFSFYSFGGLGEGGFLLVADSFGILLFIGGEGAG
- the LOC132045462 gene encoding telomere repeat-binding factor 1-like isoform X3, producing MGAPKQKWTSEEEAALKAGILKHGPGKWRTILKDPEFSGVLCLRSNVDLKDKWRNMTVMANGWGSREQGRLSVKRMKAPKQDGSPVTDTTAAESDEEAAEARPATTSSGSPQIHGSKRSMIRLDNLIMEAISSLKEPGGSNKTTIAEYIEDQYWAPPNFKRLLSGKLKYLTATGKLIKMKRKYRIVPTSTPSDSRRNPSITLLDSRQRIFSKIDRDDTNMFSTSQIDLELAKMRNMTPQEAAAAAAQAVGEAEAAIADAEEADREAEAAEADAEAAEAFSVAAKKTLHGRSAPRMMIHA